A region of Solanum dulcamara chromosome 7, daSolDulc1.2, whole genome shotgun sequence DNA encodes the following proteins:
- the LOC129896410 gene encoding probable LRR receptor-like serine/threonine-protein kinase At3g47570 isoform X2: MEKAFTNFLLTVLLLLHYVMASSAMTRTNISTDQLALLSLKSQISSDPFHFLNESWSPATSICHWVGVTCGSRHQRVKSLNLSNMDLTGRIPRDFGNLTFLGSLDLGSNNFQGNLPQEMARLRRLKFIDLSFNNFRGEIPSWFGFLHQLQFLILRNNSFTGSLPSSCFNISKLEILDLTFNSLEGQIPKEIASVENLRYLSLYGNNIIGSIPPAISNASMLEDLDLSHNLFQGNIPEGIGNLHNLNWLSIQFNQLTGIIPQEIGNLVNLVEFDMGANLITGSIPISIFNISSLQFISLWRNNLKGSLPREIGNLTKIQVLYLHNNRFTGEIPKEIRNLVELETVGFGFNSFSGSLPMEIFNISGMRTIDLSANNLSGTLPPNIGFIVPNIEELYLSSLTNLVGTIPHSIANCSKLTLLEVSYNKLTGLIPNSLGYLTNLQFLNLGGNNLTCDSSLSFMADLTNCRNLTYLDLEVNPLNGMLPVSTGNLSTSLMRFYANSCKIKGRIPNEVGNLSSLLDLDLSGNNLVGSIPTSIGNMINLQRFNLSNNKLTGFIGDNLCKLQHLGDIYLGQNHLSGSLPNCLGNVTSLRGIHMGSNKLSSNIPTSLGNLKDLVVLDLSSNEMVGYLPPEIGNLKVATLIDLSMNQFTTEIPREIGVLQNLVHLSLRHNKLQGSIPDSMSNMAGLEFLDLSHNNISGTIPMSLEKLQNLKYFNVSVNKLYGEIPSGGPFKNLSSQSFIDNEALCGSSRFSVPPCPTSSEHRSNRKKMLVLFLMLGIALVFVPMTLVSVWIRYRRGKSVPQRADSLSVVTRERISYYELLQATDALSESNLIGSGSFGSVYKGILGSGTAIAVKVFNLQLEAAFKSFDTECEVLRSLRHRNLVKVITSCSNLDFKALVLEYMPNGSLEKYLYSHNYFLDIRQRLSIMIDVACALEYLHHGCSSPVIHCDLKPSNVLLDEDMVAHLSDFGISKLLGEDEHYLYTKTLATLGYIAPEYGLDGLVSVKCDVYSYGIMLLETFTRRKPNEFEGDLSLKQWVSYSLFDEAVMDVVDANLVTPMDNQLQKELDVVTSIMKVALDCCAESPAGRTNMKNVVGMLQKIKMQLLGY, encoded by the exons ATGGAGAAAGCATTCACCAATTTTCTATTAACAGTACTCTTGTTGCTTCACTATGTTATGGCTAGTTCAGCCATGACTCGTACCAACATTTCCACGGATCAATTAGCTCTTCTTTCTTTGAAATCCCAAATTAGTTCCGACCCCTTTCACTTCTTGAATGAAAGTTGGTCTCCCGCTACTTCAATTTGTCATTGGGTAGGAGTCACTTGTGGTTCTCGTCACCAGCGAGTGAAGTCCTTGAATCTTTCCAACATGGATCTTACAGGAAGGATCCCCCGTGATTTTGGAAACCTCACATTTCTTGGTTCTCTTGACTTGGGAAGCAACAATTTCCAGGGAAATTTGCCTCAAGAAATGGCACGCTTGCGTCGGCTTAAGTTTATTGATTTAAGTTTCAACAACTTTAGAGGGGAGATTCCTTCTTGGTTTGGCTTTTTACACCAACTTCAATTTCTAATTCTTAGAAATAATAGCTTCACCGGTTCACTCCCCTCatcatgttttaatatttcaaagcttgaaattttggatttgaCATTCAATTCGTTAGAAGGTCAAATTCCAAAGGAGATTGCAAGTGTTGAAAACCTGAGATATTTAAGCTTGTACGGAAACAATATCATAGGGTCTATTCCTCCGGCAATATCAAATGCCTCAATGTTGGAGGATTTAGATTTATCTCACAATTTATTTCAAGGGAACATTCCAGAAGGGATCGGCAATCTTCACAACCTGAATTGGTTGTCCATACAATTTAATCAGCTTACGG GTATAATTCCACAAGAAATCGGAAATCTTGTTAATTTGGTAGAGTTTGACATGGGAGCAAACCTGATTACTGGCTCTATCCCGATCTCCATATTCAATATCTCCTCTTTGCAATTTATTTCACTATGGAGGAACAATCTCAAGGGATCCTTACCACGGGAGATTGGAAACTTAACCAAGATACAAGTTTTATATCTTCACAACAATAGGTTTACTG GTGAAATACCAAAAGAGATACGAAATCTCGTTGAGTTGGAGACAGTTGGTTTTGGGTTTAATAGTTTTAGTGGTTCACTTCCAATGGAGATTTTCAACATATCAGGGATGAGAACAATTGATCTTTCAGCCAACAATCTATCAGGAACTCTACCACCAAACATAGGTTTTATCGTACCCAACATTGAAGAGCTTTATCTGAGTAGCTTAACCAATCTTGTTGGGACTATTCCTCATTCAATCGCCAATTGTTCAAAGCTTACTCTTCTAGAGGTTTCATACAACAAACTCACTGGCTTGATTCCAAATTCTCTTGGATATTTGACGAATCTACAGTTCCTAAACTTGGGGGGGAACAATTTAACCTGCGACTCCTCGTTAAGCTTCATGGCTGACTTAACCAATTGCAGAAATTTAACATATCTTGATCTAGAAGTGAACCCTCTAAATGGCATGCTTCCAGTATCAACAGGGAATCTTTCCACGTCTCTTATGAGGTTTTACGCCAACAGTTGCAAAATCAAAGGGAGAATTCCGAATGAAGTTGGGAACTTAAGCAGCCTTTTAGACCTCGATCTTTCTGGAAACAACTTGGTTGGATCGATTCCCACATCAATTGGCAACATGATAAACCTTCAGCGCTTCAACTTGAGTAACAACAAACTTACAGGATTTATTGGAGATAATCTTTGTAAATTGCAGCATTTGGGTGATATTTACTTGGGTCAAAATCATCTTTCAGGATCTCTTCCTAATTGTTTAGGGAACGTCACTTCCCTTAGAGGGATACATATGGGTTCCAACAAATTGAGTTCCAATATACCAACTAGCTTAGGGAATCTTAAAGATTTAGTGGTTCTTGACTTATCATCAAACGAAATGGTTGGTTATTTACCTCCAGAAATTGGAAATTTGAAGGTTGCAACGCTGATAGATCTGTCGATGAATCAATTCACAACTGAAATTCCTAGAGAAATTGGAGTATTGCAAAATTTGGTGCACCTTTCTTTGAGACACAACAAGTTGCAAGGATCTATACCTGACTCAATGAGCAACATGGCAGGTTTGGAATTCCTAGACCTTTCTCATAATAATATATCAGGAACCATTCCTATGTCTTTGGAGAAACTTCAAAACCTGAAGTATTTCAATGTTTCTGTCAACAAGTTGTACGGTGAAATACCCTCGGGGGGTCCTTTCAAGAACCTCTCGAGTCAGTCTTTCATCGACAATGAAGCATTGTGTGGTTCTTCAAGGTTTAGTGTGCCGCCATGCCCCACTTCATCAGAGCACAGatcaaatagaaaaaaaatgctTGTTCTATTTCTTATGCTGGGAATTGCACTTGTATTTGTTCCTATGACCCTTGTGTCTGTATGGATAAGGTATAGAAGAGGTAAAAGTGTTCCTCAACGAGCTGATTCATTGTCTGTCGTAACAAGAGAAAGAATTTCATACTATGAACTTCTCCAAGCAACTGATGCGCTTAGCGAGAGTAATCTGATCGGTTCTGGAAGTTTTGGTTCTGTTTACAAAGGCATTCTCGGAAGTGGGACTGCCATTGCAGTTAAAGTGTTCAATCTGCAACTGGAAGCGGCATTCAAGAGTTTCGATACAGAATGTGAAGTTTTGCGGAGCCTTCGCCATAGGAATCTCGTGAAAGTCATCACGAGTTGTTCCAACCTTGATTTTAAGGCTTTAGTGCTCGAGTATATGCCTAATGGAagtcttgaaaaatatttgtattcTCACAACTACTTCCTAGACATCAGGCAGAGACTAAGCATTATGATAGATGTGGCATGTGCGTTGGAATATCTTCACCATGGTTGCTCCTCGCCCGTGATTCATTGTGATCTAAAGCCTAGTAATGTCTTGCTAGATGAGGATATGGTTGCCCATCTAAGCGACTTTGGTATTTCAAAACTGCTTGGTGAAGATGAGCATTATTTATACACTAAAACCTTAGCAACATTGGGTTATATTGCACCGG AGTATGGACTGGATGGACTGGTGTCAGTAAAATGTGATGTCTATAGTTACGGGATCATGTTGCTAGAAACGTTTACTAGGAGAAAGCCTAATGAATTTGAAGGAGACCTTAGCTTGAAGCAATGGGTGAGTTATTCACTTTTTGATGAGGCAGTAATGGACGTTGTAGATGCCAACTTGGTAACACCAATGGATAATCAGTTACAGAAGGAGCTAGACGTTGTGACATCAATCATGAAAGTTGCATTAGATTGTTGTGCTGAATCTCCGGCTGGAAGGACAAACATGAAAAATGTTGTAGGGATGCTACAAAAAATCAAGATGCAACTTCTTGGATATTGA
- the LOC129896410 gene encoding probable LRR receptor-like serine/threonine-protein kinase At3g47570 isoform X1, giving the protein MEKAFTNFLLTVLLLLHYVMASSAMTRTNISTDQLALLSLKSQISSDPFHFLNESWSPATSICHWVGVTCGSRHQRVKSLNLSNMDLTGRIPRDFGNLTFLGSLDLGSNNFQGNLPQEMARLRRLKFIDLSFNNFRGEIPSWFGFLHQLQFLILRNNSFTGSLPSSCFNISKLEILDLTFNSLEGQIPKEIASVENLRYLSLYGNNIIGSIPPAISNASMLEDLDLSHNLFQGNIPEGIGNLHNLNWLSIQFNQLTGSIPFPIFNISRIEVHALSFFYTLNAGIIPQEIGNLVNLVEFDMGANLITGSIPISIFNISSLQFISLWRNNLKGSLPREIGNLTKIQVLYLHNNRFTGEIPKEIRNLVELETVGFGFNSFSGSLPMEIFNISGMRTIDLSANNLSGTLPPNIGFIVPNIEELYLSSLTNLVGTIPHSIANCSKLTLLEVSYNKLTGLIPNSLGYLTNLQFLNLGGNNLTCDSSLSFMADLTNCRNLTYLDLEVNPLNGMLPVSTGNLSTSLMRFYANSCKIKGRIPNEVGNLSSLLDLDLSGNNLVGSIPTSIGNMINLQRFNLSNNKLTGFIGDNLCKLQHLGDIYLGQNHLSGSLPNCLGNVTSLRGIHMGSNKLSSNIPTSLGNLKDLVVLDLSSNEMVGYLPPEIGNLKVATLIDLSMNQFTTEIPREIGVLQNLVHLSLRHNKLQGSIPDSMSNMAGLEFLDLSHNNISGTIPMSLEKLQNLKYFNVSVNKLYGEIPSGGPFKNLSSQSFIDNEALCGSSRFSVPPCPTSSEHRSNRKKMLVLFLMLGIALVFVPMTLVSVWIRYRRGKSVPQRADSLSVVTRERISYYELLQATDALSESNLIGSGSFGSVYKGILGSGTAIAVKVFNLQLEAAFKSFDTECEVLRSLRHRNLVKVITSCSNLDFKALVLEYMPNGSLEKYLYSHNYFLDIRQRLSIMIDVACALEYLHHGCSSPVIHCDLKPSNVLLDEDMVAHLSDFGISKLLGEDEHYLYTKTLATLGYIAPEYGLDGLVSVKCDVYSYGIMLLETFTRRKPNEFEGDLSLKQWVSYSLFDEAVMDVVDANLVTPMDNQLQKELDVVTSIMKVALDCCAESPAGRTNMKNVVGMLQKIKMQLLGY; this is encoded by the exons ATGGAGAAAGCATTCACCAATTTTCTATTAACAGTACTCTTGTTGCTTCACTATGTTATGGCTAGTTCAGCCATGACTCGTACCAACATTTCCACGGATCAATTAGCTCTTCTTTCTTTGAAATCCCAAATTAGTTCCGACCCCTTTCACTTCTTGAATGAAAGTTGGTCTCCCGCTACTTCAATTTGTCATTGGGTAGGAGTCACTTGTGGTTCTCGTCACCAGCGAGTGAAGTCCTTGAATCTTTCCAACATGGATCTTACAGGAAGGATCCCCCGTGATTTTGGAAACCTCACATTTCTTGGTTCTCTTGACTTGGGAAGCAACAATTTCCAGGGAAATTTGCCTCAAGAAATGGCACGCTTGCGTCGGCTTAAGTTTATTGATTTAAGTTTCAACAACTTTAGAGGGGAGATTCCTTCTTGGTTTGGCTTTTTACACCAACTTCAATTTCTAATTCTTAGAAATAATAGCTTCACCGGTTCACTCCCCTCatcatgttttaatatttcaaagcttgaaattttggatttgaCATTCAATTCGTTAGAAGGTCAAATTCCAAAGGAGATTGCAAGTGTTGAAAACCTGAGATATTTAAGCTTGTACGGAAACAATATCATAGGGTCTATTCCTCCGGCAATATCAAATGCCTCAATGTTGGAGGATTTAGATTTATCTCACAATTTATTTCAAGGGAACATTCCAGAAGGGATCGGCAATCTTCACAACCTGAATTGGTTGTCCATACAATTTAATCAGCTTACGGGTTCTATACCATTCCCAATTTTCAATATTTCTAGAATAGAAGTCCATGCATTGAGTTTTTTTTACACATTAAATGCAGGTATAATTCCACAAGAAATCGGAAATCTTGTTAATTTGGTAGAGTTTGACATGGGAGCAAACCTGATTACTGGCTCTATCCCGATCTCCATATTCAATATCTCCTCTTTGCAATTTATTTCACTATGGAGGAACAATCTCAAGGGATCCTTACCACGGGAGATTGGAAACTTAACCAAGATACAAGTTTTATATCTTCACAACAATAGGTTTACTG GTGAAATACCAAAAGAGATACGAAATCTCGTTGAGTTGGAGACAGTTGGTTTTGGGTTTAATAGTTTTAGTGGTTCACTTCCAATGGAGATTTTCAACATATCAGGGATGAGAACAATTGATCTTTCAGCCAACAATCTATCAGGAACTCTACCACCAAACATAGGTTTTATCGTACCCAACATTGAAGAGCTTTATCTGAGTAGCTTAACCAATCTTGTTGGGACTATTCCTCATTCAATCGCCAATTGTTCAAAGCTTACTCTTCTAGAGGTTTCATACAACAAACTCACTGGCTTGATTCCAAATTCTCTTGGATATTTGACGAATCTACAGTTCCTAAACTTGGGGGGGAACAATTTAACCTGCGACTCCTCGTTAAGCTTCATGGCTGACTTAACCAATTGCAGAAATTTAACATATCTTGATCTAGAAGTGAACCCTCTAAATGGCATGCTTCCAGTATCAACAGGGAATCTTTCCACGTCTCTTATGAGGTTTTACGCCAACAGTTGCAAAATCAAAGGGAGAATTCCGAATGAAGTTGGGAACTTAAGCAGCCTTTTAGACCTCGATCTTTCTGGAAACAACTTGGTTGGATCGATTCCCACATCAATTGGCAACATGATAAACCTTCAGCGCTTCAACTTGAGTAACAACAAACTTACAGGATTTATTGGAGATAATCTTTGTAAATTGCAGCATTTGGGTGATATTTACTTGGGTCAAAATCATCTTTCAGGATCTCTTCCTAATTGTTTAGGGAACGTCACTTCCCTTAGAGGGATACATATGGGTTCCAACAAATTGAGTTCCAATATACCAACTAGCTTAGGGAATCTTAAAGATTTAGTGGTTCTTGACTTATCATCAAACGAAATGGTTGGTTATTTACCTCCAGAAATTGGAAATTTGAAGGTTGCAACGCTGATAGATCTGTCGATGAATCAATTCACAACTGAAATTCCTAGAGAAATTGGAGTATTGCAAAATTTGGTGCACCTTTCTTTGAGACACAACAAGTTGCAAGGATCTATACCTGACTCAATGAGCAACATGGCAGGTTTGGAATTCCTAGACCTTTCTCATAATAATATATCAGGAACCATTCCTATGTCTTTGGAGAAACTTCAAAACCTGAAGTATTTCAATGTTTCTGTCAACAAGTTGTACGGTGAAATACCCTCGGGGGGTCCTTTCAAGAACCTCTCGAGTCAGTCTTTCATCGACAATGAAGCATTGTGTGGTTCTTCAAGGTTTAGTGTGCCGCCATGCCCCACTTCATCAGAGCACAGatcaaatagaaaaaaaatgctTGTTCTATTTCTTATGCTGGGAATTGCACTTGTATTTGTTCCTATGACCCTTGTGTCTGTATGGATAAGGTATAGAAGAGGTAAAAGTGTTCCTCAACGAGCTGATTCATTGTCTGTCGTAACAAGAGAAAGAATTTCATACTATGAACTTCTCCAAGCAACTGATGCGCTTAGCGAGAGTAATCTGATCGGTTCTGGAAGTTTTGGTTCTGTTTACAAAGGCATTCTCGGAAGTGGGACTGCCATTGCAGTTAAAGTGTTCAATCTGCAACTGGAAGCGGCATTCAAGAGTTTCGATACAGAATGTGAAGTTTTGCGGAGCCTTCGCCATAGGAATCTCGTGAAAGTCATCACGAGTTGTTCCAACCTTGATTTTAAGGCTTTAGTGCTCGAGTATATGCCTAATGGAagtcttgaaaaatatttgtattcTCACAACTACTTCCTAGACATCAGGCAGAGACTAAGCATTATGATAGATGTGGCATGTGCGTTGGAATATCTTCACCATGGTTGCTCCTCGCCCGTGATTCATTGTGATCTAAAGCCTAGTAATGTCTTGCTAGATGAGGATATGGTTGCCCATCTAAGCGACTTTGGTATTTCAAAACTGCTTGGTGAAGATGAGCATTATTTATACACTAAAACCTTAGCAACATTGGGTTATATTGCACCGG AGTATGGACTGGATGGACTGGTGTCAGTAAAATGTGATGTCTATAGTTACGGGATCATGTTGCTAGAAACGTTTACTAGGAGAAAGCCTAATGAATTTGAAGGAGACCTTAGCTTGAAGCAATGGGTGAGTTATTCACTTTTTGATGAGGCAGTAATGGACGTTGTAGATGCCAACTTGGTAACACCAATGGATAATCAGTTACAGAAGGAGCTAGACGTTGTGACATCAATCATGAAAGTTGCATTAGATTGTTGTGCTGAATCTCCGGCTGGAAGGACAAACATGAAAAATGTTGTAGGGATGCTACAAAAAATCAAGATGCAACTTCTTGGATATTGA